The Tachysurus vachellii isolate PV-2020 chromosome 21, HZAU_Pvac_v1, whole genome shotgun sequence region ggtttttatttagcacagtggctagattaacaaaaaacagagaTCCGAACACACTattacaggacaggaagagttagataaacttttTACTACAGCTAAACCAACAACTTCACTAGGTGGgggttcactagaccccattccaactaaattactgaaagaagtgttacgtaatgctggtgagcctcttctaaatattattaacttctcgctatctttaggttactttcctaaatctttcaagttggcagttattaggcccctcattaagaaacagaatttagatcctaacgaactatcaaattacagacccatTTCACATCCGTTTaagtctaaaatactagaaaagctcttcttacaggagaacaatatctgaagagtttcagtcaggtttcaggccccatcatagcacagaaactgcacttgtgcaattgacttgttcttagcttcagacTAAGActgttctacttgaccttagtgctgcatttgacaatatagatcacaacattttattagatcgcttacaaaattacacaggtattcagggacaggctttaagttggtttagctcctacctgtctgatcgacaccattttgtagaattaaatggtgaaacctccagtttattgccagttaattatggggtccctcgaGGGTCAGTTcgaggacctctgcttttctcgatatacatgcttccattagggaacattattagaggacatgggattagtttccactgttatgctgacaatacacagttatatatctcatcaaagccagatgaaatagctaaattgtccaaattaactgagtGCGTTAGAGAGATAAATGATTGGATGAgttgtaattttctgttgttaaactccaataaaacagaaaaactacttatcggtccaaaaaccagtacacagaaggtctcacaattcaacttacATTTAGAGGCATGTTCTGTTACTAGTaactcaacagtgaaagacctgggtgttatattagcaacttttctttaaaatcatatcgcccatattacaaacacagccttcttccaccttagaaatattggcaagctgagaaacatcctatctgtatctgatgctgagaaactagttcatgcattcatgacctcgaggactattgtaatgcattactaggtggttgtcctgcatctttaataaataggctacagttagtccgaaatccagctgccagagttctcactaggacaagaaagtatgatcatataaccccaattttatcacaCTCCCTGAGATAAAAAAACTCAGGACCtttggtagttcccagaatatctgagtctactaaaggcgttagagcgttttcgtatttagctccaAAACTTTAGAATAGTCTCCCTGAtggtgttcggggctcagacacacttacCCAGTTTAAATTTAGAtgaaaaactcatctctttagtcaggcgtacacataatacatcccataatattgtgctctattacatctgaCCTACAAATATTATATGAACAGAATctacgttaatccctctccactacttctctctttctacccatcccgaggcatccagaaattgtaccagctccgaatGTCTTCCGTGCGACGAAGGCTGatatgaggccgactctgtgagaatcctgaggcatctagagatctaccagccttagactctgcgatactaaagagatgtgaactacatgtggtcttttacatcaatacaacatttgtcagactgtatatttataatcacacactccactgtaaagctactttaagacaatgtaaattgtaaaaagcgctaaacaaataaacttgaaaattgaattgaattgtatttgTGAGAATATCACATGTACTCTATATCAtaatttaatttcctctttttGCTAATACAGAGTGGCTTATGATTATCCTATGCTATCCTGTGAAAGATACACATTATAAATGAAACAGAGTTAGTTAAAAATACTATTTTTAGTTAAAAATCCGCAGACCCATGACGGAATGTTAAAAATTCACCCTAAAAAGAAAAACGCAGctttttacacacatatacacacctacaaaaagtagatataaaaaaaaactatttacaagaaaataaatacaaatacataattGCACAAAAgaatcaaacaaaaatacaataataagaaattaactaaacaaaataaagtgatAATTGAGTTACATATacgggaaggagagagagatggcaaaAGGAGAAAGCAACCAAGCTCTGGGTTAACTATAATTGATAAGCAACCAACATGCATAATTAAGTTATAGGTTATATGAAAACTAAACTCATAGCTGTCAATCACTCATCCACTCaaccaaaatctagtggaaagccttccaaGAAGAGtgaagcttattataacagcaaagagggAAATGGGATGTTCATCAATCATGTATGagtgtaatggtcaggtgtccacaaatctTTTGccaattaaaaaacataaatagcaATACTGATAATAATTGTAAGTGATAATGCTCCACAACATAAAAATGTAACCATAAATACAGTACGTAAAATGTAGGATatgttcttttttattacttactTACATTAATCTTATATCAGTATATTCCACATACAAAACACTGAAGGTTTAAAGCAAAACAGGATTCTTCCTTAGAAAGATAAACACTATTATAACTACtatattataactattataaatgtataatatattgctgaCTAACTCAACAGTattactgttacacagtctaTCTTCAGATTCTGTGGCAGCTACCGTCAAGTGGGTTGAAGGTCCTGTTCAATATAAACCTCAAAACTAATcaaccacaaaaaaataaataaataaacgagaCACGACAATGTACAGACGACAATCTTAAAACACTTCTCGTTTATATTGTTTACAGAACATTCAAGAAGCATTTACATGATTGTTTTACACATACAAAGTACATCTTTAAGCATGATGCAGACAGTAATGGAGgaatatatcatttatttattaagatgtCATTACAAGGCTGTATACAGTTAGAGAAGCAGCTGTTGTATTCTCTCAGCTTGATCATTTTGCTCCTATAGCTTCTCTATactgaatacatttaattttaacatTCTTATCTAACCTTCGGTAAAGTTTGTACATCGTGGCAGATACGATTGTATATTTCGGCTGCACTACAATTAACACTTGAAAAATGTCAGGtcaaaagtgaaaagaaaaatgtcaggTCAAAAGGGTCAGGGGggagttgtggcctaatggttagagagtttgactcctaaccctaaggttgtgggttcgagtctcgggccggccatgacttaggtgcccttgagcaaggcactgaactcCTCCCAACTGATCCCCGGGCGCCGCAACAtgaatggctgcccactgctccaggtgtgtgaaATAGCATGATTAAACatattatgataaaaaaaaaaaacacacaagaaacTGTTTTGCATAATGACTCCAACTGGTGAAATCACAGGTTGTATTAATTTGAGCTACTTCTGCAGCACACTGCTCTGATACTGTCAGACACAGCCATGTACAGGATGGGATGAAGGCACATGTTCAGGCAGGCTAATGCCATTGACACTCTGTATCCATTATGCACATAACAATTAGTCTTATTTTCTTCCCTCAGTTTATAATTCCATATTTGCAGAATGTGAAAGGGGACAAACGACACGGTGTACAGGATGCAACCTAAACCCACAATCAACGCCactctttttttctgtagtgAGGTGATAtttggatttttaaaaacagccaTTGTTACACCAAAATAGGAtccaaaagtaaaaacaaaagggACCAAACAGCCTATAACAGTCATAAATAATATGTTGCTTGTCTTACTAAGGTTAAGTGCTTTACTGCTGTAATTTGCAAAAAAGGAACATCTTTTGTTAATCAGACCTGAATAGTAGAGGACTGGAGATGAAATGCTTGCAACAAATATCCAGACGAACACACTGATGATCTTGCCGTGTTTTGGGCGAATGTGTTTGCGTGTGAAAATTGGATGAACGATGGCCAGGTATCGATGGACACTGATGCACATGATGAAGTAAATGCTGACGTAGAGGTTACAGGTGAAGAGAAAGCGCTCTATTTTGCAGAGTGCATTACCAAATCCCCAGACCCGTCCTCTTGAATAGTAGACGATGAGAAGTGGGAGTGTGAGGGCGTAAAAGATGTCACTGATGATCAGGTTGCAGGAAAACACTACTCCCATGtgccagttcttcttctccttagtcACAAGCAGCCACAGTGCCAGTATGTTCCCCACCAGTGCCACACACATCTCTACACCATAGATAGGAGGTAACAAGACCACTGCAAATGTATCGTTACAACTGCTGTTTCTGTCCATTTTACTGAGACTCCTGAAAACAGCAATGCAAAGAAGAAGCTGTATTAGAATCAATTAAGAGGTAACAGTTCTGTTTGAACTATATAACTACAGTTGATGTTCCTGCTCCTGTTGCCAATAGTTGCTGCCATTTTTGGTTCTCCTGCAAAAATAgcaatgtttaattaattttaccATATAGCTTTCCATACGGTAACACACAGTAATTTTTCCTTAAAAATCTATGGCTACATTTCAGTTATACTGAACCACCTAAAAACAGCAATTCAAACCACTTATTTTTAGAACAAATCCAATTAATAACATAGGACATTTAAAGTAGTCTTTCCTCCAGACCCACGCTGACGTGGGTCAACAGGTCACAACCCCATTTCATGATAAATGACACCATTTAACCATTCAAACGTTTAAAATCTTGATCATCCACAATGACAACATTGTTTTTCCAAATTTATCGAGACAGcgatttaatgtaaatataattataatatttcaaTCTTGAACAAAAGTAATTCACATACTTAAATCATAATGAACTATTAACTGCTTTCAACACTTAATATTAGGAAACTTCATAGTCTTGTTCTGAGCTTGGCTGTGACTGGTGTATCATACAGTAGGTTTGAAATTATTTATGCATAATTGCTTGTATATTATGGAATTTATAGTCATCTAGTATGCTATACTACTGTATGTATAAAACGAAGCAAAAAAATTACATGAAGTATAAAGAATAGTAGTAACATAGTCTTAAATCGTTCtcataataaaagaaagataaaagttCTTTGAGAACATATCCGAGAGTCATACTGGCAGCGTAATagtcaaaagagaaaaaaatttttttaatcgtTTTCAAAGTCCCCAAGACATTTCCTTAACTGCACTTTATTTAATCAATTTTCAGTTTTATGCAACTTTTCTACGAATAAATTTAGACACTTTTTAAGCGATAAAATGCcgtgccattaaaaaaaaaaattcagtattataaaaaaaaatctaccttTATATAACTGAGTTTATTTCCTCGCTTACAAGAATTCTGTGAACAGATCCTGTAAAGATAGCCTGTCTTCTTCAAGTGTGTGTAGATAATTTATCACATTTAATCTGAACaactatttaaaaaaggaaattaattcatttcctgtttgtacCGTGGCAGACACTGTGGTGTAAATGCAGGCGACATCCAGCACACATTGATTCTTCATTCTCTTTTATCCACTTTAACcactttatttcactttaatcacttttattattcttcttaaTGTGGAATTTTAGTTAAAAAAggttaaaatctttttttcttcaccagAGACTTTTATTTGCTGGTACATTTCCACTGGGGTATCTTTGTGTACGTTTAAATTTATTGAAGATATTGGGGCCATCGTAAGCCTTTAGATCAGCTTCACCGTGCCTTCagatggattttgttttttaacaaggTATACAAGAAAATTTCCAAAACCATTTATACAAATTGTATTCTGAGATCTATTCTAAAAAACATTATATCATGTACAATTCTGTACAAATACctatcaataaaataatttaatctcAATTCAATCTACTCTTAAAATCTAGTATTAGAAAGCATTTAGAAAGTATTGAATTCTTTTTGGGAAAAGAATTCAATACCAATTCACAAACTTAAGTTAACTTCTAAATAGCAAATTCTAATAGATGATTGATTTGTTGAACTTACCAGCAGTAATGTCACTGGATCCAAGATTTCTTCAAATTCTAGACAAATAGGTAATTTCCCTAAAATACAGATTTTCCTGGGACATATTCACATCTCTGTGATATTTCCTCTGCAGAATCCTTTTTCCAACTTGTCAACTGTTTATTACACAACAACATTATTAATAGCTCTATGAGTTtttgctgtaaatataataaacattaacaacTAAACAACTAAAACACTGGCACATCTTTAGAAAGATTGCAGTCTTTTGCAGCTGTTTTTTAAGTTAAGCATTAGCAAAGCTAATTGGCAGCATTGCCActgtctctttcttcttcttcaagtCCTTCTTTGCCCTGTCCTCCTCTTGGGCCTCCTAAATGGAGAATTTTTCTCCTTTCCCCTTTGAAATTTGTGCTCcaattttcttttctcctaTGTTTCCCGGCAAAGGTTTTAGCACCAAAAGAAGCCATTTGTCTTTAAATTTAGACAGTTTCCTCTTCTTGTAGGCTAAGgcagtgttttttctttgtggtaGAGAGCATGTCTGACAAAATCTGTAAAGGGGAAGCAGATGAACGACAACTCTATCAGAATTGACAGCAAGTGTCACAGATATCTAGATCTtcatatttataaagcacaggAAGCACTATTGCtaaaaatctattatttttgtcagtcagtctgtttttttttttttttttttagagcgaACCGTCTTTAAACGAACTCAGAGATAAAGCAAACAGGCTTTCTAATctatcaaataaacaaaacaattccaATTAAAATCTGGCTCAGAATATTTAAATCAGTAATTAAACCCATTGCACTATATGGCAATGAGGTGTGGGGTCCACTAACACAAACAGATCAACCCAACACTGAGGAAGACCCTGAGTAAATACAGACTGAGTGAGCACAGCCCGGGCCGATACAAACAAACCCGGTGCTGTAGAGAGGACAGACTCTGCTCACACTATGACCTCAGTTGTGTAATGTGAATTTGGCAGCACTACTTTCAGTC contains the following coding sequences:
- the LOC132837587 gene encoding P2Y purinoceptor 11-like; translated protein: MDRNSSCNDTFAVVLLPPIYGVEMCVALVGNILALWLLVTKEKKNWHMGVVFSCNLIISDIFYALTLPLLIVYYSRGRVWGFGNALCKIERFLFTCNLYVSIYFIMCISVHRYLAIVHPIFTRKHIRPKHGKIISVFVWIFVASISSPVLYYSGLINKRCSFFANYSSKALNLSKTSNILFMTVIGCLVPFVFTFGSYFGVTMAVFKNPNITSLQKKRVALIVGLGCILYTVSFVPFHILQIWNYKLREENKTNCYVHNGYRVSMALACLNMCLHPILYMAVSDSIRAVCCRSSSN